One window of Arvicola amphibius chromosome 6, mArvAmp1.2, whole genome shotgun sequence genomic DNA carries:
- the Slc25a34 gene encoding solute carrier family 25 member 34, translating into MADAETGQLLTWPRPAATYECRQPRHSHLWPVLWLIQAQMAPATDAGDMVTPTVDLVLGASACCLACVFTNPLEVVKTRLQLQGELQAPGTYARPYRGLVSSAAAIARADGLWGLQKGLAAGLLYQGLMNGVRFYCYSLACQAGFTQQPGGTMVAGAVAGALGAFVGSPAYLVKTQLQAQTVAAMAVGHQHQHESVLGALETIWRQQGLLGLWRGVGGAVPRVTVGSAAQLATFASAKAWVQERQWFLEDSWLVALAGGMISSIAVAAVMAPFDVVSTRLYNQPVDRAGRGQLYRGLADCLVKICQQEGPLALYKGLGLAYLRLGPHTILSMFFWDELRKLTTRAQHQGT; encoded by the exons ATGGCGGATGCAGAGACGGGACAGTTGCTG ACATGGCCTAGGCCTGCGGCCACATATGAGTGCAGACAGCCTAGACACAGCCACCTATGGCCTGTGCTGTGGCTGATCCAGGCACAGATGGCTCCTGCCACGGATGCAGGGGATATGGTGACCCCAACTGTGGACCTGGTGCTGGGTGCCTCAGCCTGCTGCCTGGCCTGCGTGTTCACCAATCCCTTGGAAGTGGTAAAGACTCGTCTGCAACTGCAGGGGGAACTGCAGGCCCCAGGCACTTACGCACGGCCCTACCGGGGCCTTGTGTCTTCTGCTGCAGCCATTGCCCGGGCAGATGGCCTGTGGGGCCTGCAGAAGGGGCTGGCCGCTGGCCTTCTCTACCAGGGCCTCATGAATGGTGTCCGCTTCTACTGCTATAGCCTGGcatgccaggctggcttcaccCAGCAACCAGGGGGGACTATGGTCGCAGGTGCTGTGGCCGGGGCACTGGGAGCCTTTGTGGGAAGTCCTGCTTACCTG GTCAAGACCCAGCTGCAGGCCCAGACAGTGGCTGCTATGGCTGTGGGACATCAGCACCAGCATGAG AGTGTCCTGGGTGCCTTGGAGACCATCTGGCGCCAGCAGGGCCTACTGGGGCTGTGGCGGGGTGTGGGCGGGGCTGTGCCCCGAGTCACAGTGGGCTCAGCTGCCCAGCTGGCCACCTTTGCATCTGCTAAGGCTTGGGTACAGGAGCGACAG TGGTTTCTGGAGGACAGCTGGCTGGTGGCCCTGGCTGGAGGCATGATTAGCAGTATAGCAGTGGCTGCAGTCATGGCTCCCTTCGACGTGGTCAGCACTCGGCTATACAACCAACCGGTGGACAGAGCTGGCAGG GGCCAGCTGTACAGGGGCCTCGCTGACTGCCTGGTGAAGATCTGCCAACAGGAGGGGCCCCTAGCACTCTACAAGGGGCTAGGCCTTGCCTATCTGCGCTTGGGCCCCCACACCATCCTTAGCATGTTCTTCTGGGATGAGCTGCGGAAGCTGACTACAAGGGCCCAGCACCAGGGCACCTAG
- the Tmem82 gene encoding transmembrane protein 82 codes for MFSLPSLSSWLPGLPSFEWGSSLFDSLLQGLIGALGVSVLNSLLKVYFFVACVNDPQRQTHKQRLRAQWASLETLHLAGLTLFLTLVGARVAALVILEFSLRAVSTMLSLHKGSGDKERLQLFLVCQFSLGCGLTCGLSFLQEGAPHRTLNLLLSLGLAALLGLGARRFHRHVCSLYELHTSQRYCGVCLGLLAGQHGLPRLLGRTLAVAFAVSDLAAVALINQDFLSTSEAMRFWTPLTICYTLLVIYMQEEQRQHRFSLQGQVQTVLVRMGGLFILLMTVGRWLDLLGVFVSLLGELWCMAGVRILIDLCQIQGFPSQRPTVTAAVTPGKVSTVSDPCEPWPSTPALSRSEAHS; via the exons atgttctccctcccttccctctcctcctggcTCCCCGGCCTCCCTTCTTTTGAGTGGGGTTCCAGTCTCTTCGACAGCCTCCTGCAAG GCCTAATCGGGGCCCTCGGAGTCTCGGTTCTCAACAGTCTCCTGAAAGTTTACTTCTTCGTGGCCTGTGTCAA tgacccCCAGCGGCAGACCCATAAGCAGCGGCTGCGAGCGCAGTGGGCCTCACTGGAGACACTGCACTTGGCTGGTCTGACCCTGTTCCTGACCTTGGTGGGGGCCCGGGTGGCCGCCCTCGTAATACTGGAGTTCTCCCTCCGGGCTGTGTCCACAATGCTGTCCCTGCACAAG GGCTCGGGGGACAAGGAGCGGCTCCAGCTCTTCTTGGTGTGTCAGTTCTCGCTGGGCTGTGGGCTGACCTGTGGCCTGAGCTTCCTACAGGAAGGCGCCCCACACCGCACCCTGAACCTGCTGCTGAGCCTGGGGCTGGCCGCGCTGCTTGGCTTGGGTGCCCGGCGCTTCCATCGACACGTCTGTAGCCTCTATGAGTTGCACACTAGCCAGCGCTACTGCGGGGTCTGCTTGGGcctgctggctggccagcatgGCCTGCCCAGGCTCCTGGGTCGCACTCTGGCAGTGGCCTTTGCTGTGAGTGACCTGGCAGCTGTGGCCCTCATCAACCAGGACTTCCTGAGCACGTCAGAGGCCATGCGCTTTTGGACGCCACTCACCATTTGCTATACGCTGCTGGTCATCTACATGCAGG AGGAGCAGCGGCAGCACCGCTTCAGCCTCCAGGGCCAGGTCCAGACGGTGCTGGTGCGCATGGGTGGCCTCTTCATTTTGTTGATGACTGTGGGCCGATGGCTGGACCTTCTTGGCGTCTTTGTCTCCCTTCTGGGTGAGCTGTGGTGCATGGCAGGTGTTCGCATCCTAATCGACCTCTGCCAGATACAG GGCTTTCCATCCCAGAGGCCTACAGTAACAGCAGCAGTAACACCAGGAAAGGTATCAACAGTGTCAGATCCATGTGAGCCCTGGCCTTCCACACCTGCTCTGTCCAGAAGCGAGGCCCACTCCTGA